CACACTCTAATGTGCCTTGGGATCTACCCAAACATAACTTGAAAGTTGTGAGAAATGAGACTTGTCACTTATTTATACATTTCCCATCCTCATGcaactagatgagcttgaagaaCAATTGAGGCTTGTAGCTCCTTCTCCAAATTTAAAAACTACTTTGCAACCTAGGAACACATTTAGATGTTTCTAACCAATGTCTCCTATCATTCTCAAGATTGCTACTTCCTAGTCAAGCACTGCAAGGACATTTTCCCACTTGTCATGGAAGAGCCCCACAACCCTTACTCTTCCATAGACCTCAATTGTATCTCTCTCAAGACACTTTCAAAACCCCAATCTTACAAAACAACATTAAATTTGAAGACATGGAGATCAACTATGAAAGTGAATGAAAAACAACAAATGTTGATTTTATTAGTCCAAAGTCATTTTCTAACAAGTTCCAATATTCTAGCACATTAAAAaatcaatcaacaacatttgttGTGATCAAATTTCATTATCAAACCTaaaacaaaatacattataaattatttatatagCTTCACACATTTATTCCAATATCATTATGAGTTGGTCCCCATCTCTTCAATCTAAATGCATATATGATTGTTGATTCCATTATTTGTTTGGTATAGATtatcataaatatttatttacttaaattCCCACATTTATTTTTAAAGCCTTATTAGCCCTTCTCTCTTTATCTAAATGTGTGTATGATTGTTGATTCCACTATGTATTCTTATAAATTAATAAGAATATTTAATTATTCAAATTCACACAATTATTTCAATAGCATTATGGCCCCTCATCTCTTTAATCTAATTACATATATGATTGTTGATTCTATTATTTGTTTGGTATAGATTAACAAGAGTATTCTATTTATATAATTTCCACATTTAGTCAATAGCATTATCAGGTTCCCAACTCTATGTATGATTGTTGATTCAATTATTTGTTTGGTATAGATTAACgagaatattttatttatataatttcacACATTTAGTTCAATAGCATTATAGGGTTTCCATCTCTATGTATGATTGTTGATTCTATTATTTGTTTGGTATAGATTAACACGagcatattttattaatataatttcacACATTTAATTCAATAGCATGGTTCCCATCTCTATGTATGATTGTTGATTCTATTATTTTTTTGGTACAGATTAACACgagaatattttattaatataatttcacATATTTAATTCAATAGCATGGTTCCCATCTCTATGTACGACTGTTGATTCTATTATTTTTTTGGTATAGATTAGCAAGAATATTTTATTTACACAATTTCATACATATAATGCAATAACACCTATCAATCCTGGTCTCTTGAATCCAAACGTTCACACATATAGTTCAATAACTCTATCAGTCCCCATCTCTTTAATCCAAACGTATAAATGATTATTGATTCAAATATTTGTTTAACATAGATTAAGACAAATATATATTAAGAAAAATAGAGAGTTTAGTCTAGCAATATAGAACTTAACTCTTAATTATAGAACGAGCCCCAACTTGACAAACAATATGCAATGGACCCTCATCCAGGCAAGAGAAACCCACCCACGATTATCTTATTTCCTTGATTTCCCACATTGATTTCAACACCTTTAACAGTCCCCATCTCTTTTTAACCAAATGTATTTGTGAGTGTTGATTCCATCATTTGCTTGGCATAGATTAAGCCAACAAAGGTTATTTTATCTGAGTGCTTCTTATCACTTTAATGATACGGAGCATTTGAAGATAGTGGAATGTATGACGAGGGAGATGATGTGAGCCTCCAATCCATTTCACAAATGCATTCCATGAAGAATATGAATATGTGAGCACTAATGTGCACAATCTGGCACTTTCTGGATTCTGAAACTGGACTGTTATAGCAAGCAATTGCAGAATTGGATACGTTTTCTCTGTGCACGCGTATTTCACTAATGTCCATTCTCATTCATTACAATCACAGGAATTCAACGACAATGGTCGACAGtgcgtgagagagagagaggaaaaaatTGTAAAAGGGTATTGTGGTCCGCACACCCACATAAAAGTTAAATTCTCATTCTAACATTTCTGACAGGAACAGTTTCAGAATCAGATTATAATGATGTTATACACGTTAGCAAGTTCAGATCTTGAGAAGAAATTCAACTCTCCTTTTTGTCTGCTGAACAGTGGAGAATAAGAAAAACTTACTTAACCCACTGACCGACCAGTTTGCATGCGTAGAAGCaactttttcattaaaaaatacttTTCCCATTTCACTTATCTTTCTGTGCACTTATAAAAGTGAGTTTTAGTGGGGGCCCAATAAAAGGCGGTGCAAGCCCAATATCCAGAGTCAAGATTTCAGAAAACTGTTGCTTCAAGACAAAGGATCAAAGGACAGATTTCATATATAATCCTGGAGATGGAAAATCATAACCAATCTATACAAAAATACGTACATATATGCTTGATtgggaatcaagtaatgtttcttgtcATGATCAAAGGATTCCAGGATCAGGTTGTTTTTACATTGGGTTTTTTGGGTTTCCACAATATTCTACCAATCTTCCATTTCCACTACTTTGGGCTTTTTTAGGTCTCCAATCTGCCTTTTCCACTTCATTGGGACCTTTTTAAATTTCCAATCTTCCTTTTCCACTAACATAGTAATCAAGTATTTATTTTATGGAATTTGGTAAAAAGTAATCTGCATATGTTTAAGTTAGAATTGCGTTTTACAATCATTTTGAACCATTTaaaacttttcaaatcttcattgaaatTATTTAATCTAAAATTAATCTTCATTGAAATCATTTAATCTAAAATTATATCATTATGTATCTATATTATATTAGGAAAATgtctttcttttcaagttagataTGTTTAAGAAAATGCGAGTCATTGAGTCATTTTGTACGGTTTAAAAGTTTTCAAATCTCCACTTAAATTAGTGAATTGAAAATCATTTCATTATGtatctatattttttaattatgcATTTTAGATATTATCTTTTTGAACTATCTAATGTATCGACAAATGATTATCTTGAAAACAAATTATGGGGTTTTAACATCTTCAAATCTCCACTCAAACTATTGAGTCCAAAATAATATCATTACGAGTCTATATTATATGTTATTACACTTTCAAACTCTCTTGACGTGGAAATTCCACTACCTTCGACATTATTAGTCTCATGGACTTAGATTCCCTTGACCCAATGAGTGTCGATTTAGACCATTACATTCCAAGAAAGGAACATGAACCAACTTTACTCTTAGCTGGCAAGAGACATAGTACCATTTAATTTTCATATTCAAAATTTTAATGAAATACGAGGTAAATTCTAGTGTTCTTGAAAGACTCGTGACCATATTTGAAAACTTTCTTTTAGTATCAATACTCATGATCATATTTGAAAACTTTCTTTTGATATCAATATCAAAAGTGCTTAACATTATACATTAGAGAAGCTTATATGTTTAGAAATCATCGCTTAAATAATAGGAAACAAAAGACAATTTTGCTAATATTGAACTTtatcattttattcattattttaATCTATTATCTTACTATTGAAAAATCCAAATTTGATATTCCTCTATATACAAAACCCAATTAAATAAAGAAGAttttagacacaaaacataaaattTCAACCCTCTTAAAATAGACAATACAATATATATCTTAATACACATTTATATTAAAAATTTCTTTCAGAActtgtatttttttaattcaaatttgattATATATACTTAAATTGTAAGACATTACAGATCGTTTTATTAAAAAGCAGTAAACAGTCTTTCTTTAACTTAATATACTAAACTTTTTTGGGTGTAGGAGGAATATAAATATTCCTAATAAGCAATCTTAGAAAGTTACATGAAGAATTCTATAGAGAATTAGCTGTCATTAAAATTCAAAGAGAATTTATCAAAAACTCAATCATGGTACtgataaaaaaatcaaattaatacaAAACAAATCAATCAGATCtaacaaaatcatttgaaagaaacTGCAAAGATTAAACAATACCCTTACAATCAATTCCACTACCTTTTCATCGTTTAAAACATTTACAGAATTTTCGTTTCATTTAATACTCGCAACAGACAATTCTGAATGGCTGTAGCTATCCCtccaaatatttgtttaattctttttgCAAACCTGTTACTGTCACGTACAATGCAGGAAAATATTAGCTAACTTAGTAATGACGTTAATCTCGTCAACAATGAGTCAAGCAAACCataatttaattatcaacccaCCTTAATTAACCTACTCTATAACCGTAGTCTACATTCCTTAACGTATATAGAATATACATTATATTATTTTTGGTGGGTCTTAAGAATGATTATATCACAAAGTTGATAACTGCATCCACTTTAGAATTGAGAATTGGTATTGCTTGTTTTCTAGCTGAACATTATTTAAAGTACCTAAGCAGTAGCTCCACTACCCTATATATCAAATCGCATTCCATACCAAACATCTAGCCTCTGAATTTTTTTATATACAAGGAAATCTAAGCTTCAGGCCATAGCCCTGGATTAGAGTCTCAATTGTTCAGAGTCTTAGAATGAAGAGCCTCTAGATTCTTATTGTTTCTGGATTGAATTGtgtatcaatgtttcggatcatatTTTGTGGTTATCATCAGAATAATAGAAAGTTATAAGAATCAATGATTCAATAAGAAATTATAAGAAGCGACGATTCTATAAAGAGCTATAGAACGAGGAGCTTCTGATTAGTAATCCCTCCATCCATTACTGTTTTTCCAGTTTTCTTGAATCTGCAATGGGCAACTGTGTGCAAACAGGATGCAGAAGAATTTCCCAGGCTGTGGAGGTGGAGAAATTTATCAATATTATGAAAACTGATGGAAAGATCTTGGAGTACAGTGCTCCTCTATTTGTTAGAGATGTGCTGGTGGATTATGAGTGCCATGCTGTTGTTAATCCTCAGACCATCAACCAGCAACTTCCTTTGGCATATGAGCTCCTTCCTGGTCATATGTACTGCCTTGTTCCAGATGAGAAGAATCATGTTAACAAGgaggaagaagccatgataaaggtGGAGCCAAAGGAGATGGATAAGTCAAAGGGTGGTGTTGTGAGGCTCAAAGTTGTGATAAAAAGGCAGCAGCTAGGAGAATTGCTGGTGGCTAATAAAGGAATGTCCCTTGAGGAGTTGGTGCTCCAAATACAATCTAAATGTCATTCACCAAGATCTGGTTTGGATGATTCCTCTCCAAAGTCTAACTCTTCTGGTTGGAGGCCTTCTTTAGACAGCATTCCTGAGCTTCATGATGTAATAGCTTAGATTATAAAACTTATGGTATTATTGTCACTCTTGATACATGGGCTAGATATGGCATGTGCATACCAATAGCTATATAAGAAAGGAAATATAGAGAATGAAATGCTATTTTCTCTTTGCCCTCAACTTTTTTTTCTAGATTATTCTACTTTGTATATATCTATAGCAGATTCAATGAAAGGCAGCTGTGTTTTTAGGGTTTTCTTTTGGCTAATAGATCAGCAATAGGATACTTATAGAAAACTTGGATTTCTTAAGACAGCATTCCTGTGCTTCATGATGCAGTGGCTTATAAATTAGAAATCTTGTTTATCTTGGTTTTACCAGTCTTGATACATGAGTTACACTTGGCTTGTGCTATAAGAAAACTAACATAAATATTGAAATGTTATTTTCTCTGCATGCAACCTTTGTCTGGATTATTCtacttttttatatatattcatgGCAGATCCAATGAAAGACAGCTGTATAAAAAATCAATATGATAATTACACTCATAAATTAATTTTACGGCTTCTTTTAAGTTAACAGTTCAGTTTTTATTCTGTCCACTGTGTTATCATGAATAAGAAATGTTTCATGTTCATAAAAATGAAAATGGGTAAACAGGAAATATTATTATTAAGATTGcttttgaatttattatgtataATTTTTAGTTTGATGATGTTTCCAATCATATTTAATGATCTATTAGCAGAATGAAAatcattaaatataatttaaaacgtAAAATGAAAACTATTTAGACAATGAATCAGAAACAGTCTTAATATTTCTGAAAACACCATCTACCAGTGCCAATTACATTCCAATCAGAGAGCTTAAACTATTAAATTTAACTTTGTTTTACTACATGCACTTGCAATATTGCAATAGAATGGAGTGAATAGAGCAGCGCAttagaatagaatagaatagaataaaGTAGTGCAATAGAATAGGATAGAATAAAGTAAAGCAGTGCAAAGGAATAGAGTGGGTAGGGGCAGGGGCAGGTTATCATTTTGTACTGGTTTCTGGTTAAATTATTAGAGACTAACGTGATAATTACGTTGATCAATACACTTTATAAATTCTGTTCAATAcaatattgtttaaaaaaaatgcatATTCTCATCAAAAGATAATGTGTTGACCACGACAAACCCACCATTAAGAAGAACAGTCAAGACCTTGTGAGTGAGTTAAATATGCATAAATTTGGTTGTAACATCCAGAGTGCCCCAGCCGGTGAAAACCCTAGTCCAATACAAACGACGTGGATAAAATACAAAATAATAGTTTcaagcaattctaaatgcatcctaAAGTAAGTTTAGACACCATTtcagacacacacatatatatacacacactttTAAGCAGGTTTAATAATGTATTTGGAAGGAAATATAACAATTATATTAAGATATTATGGTTTAAATTTAGAGATTTGAGATTCAAGTAAAAATTAAGACAAAttaatgaaattattgaaaaaaaaagaatttatttGGATTTTAAGATCAGattaattttgatttatttgatcaattgataTATTGTGATAAAAGATTACAAACAAAGACATGGTACTAGAATAGATATTAAGAGACAAAGACAAGGATATTTTGAGACTTATGGTTTATGATGAAATTGCAAATACAATCTAATTCTAGGACTAAGCGACTCATTGACCTAGCTTAACTAGTGAGTTTTTGTCCTCTACTATTGTTGACTTGTACTATTCACCCACTTAGATGCTTGTACCTATAACTATTCAAAAATGCATGGTCAAACATTTCAACTTCAATAAGTCTTGAACACATGTACTAGCCTACATCACATAAAGGATAATGGTCAATTCTAGTTTTCAAGGCTATCTCTTCAATTCAGGCCTTTGATACCTCTTGTGACATATGTCATAACCTTACCTAATTTTTCTTGTttgtatctatttttttttttttgtcatttataGTGTTGTCGCCTCCGGTGAAATTGCTAATTTACCATGGTCAATAGTTTCACAATCACCATGGTAATCAAATTACAAATAAACATGGTTTAACACAATTATTACATAGAAAAATTATAAATGTCATAATTTACTACTTTTCATCcaaattctttgtaacatcccttTTCATTATTTTTTGATTCTATATCTCCATTTGCCTCCCATCTCCTTACAAATGCCTTTTTTTCTCATGTATTAGTTGTAAAAGTTTTAAGCATACTTTAGTTAATATGtttgaaatgaaataaaataattacattatATTAAGATGTTTAGGTTTAAATTCAATGATTTgagattcaaaaataaataaatagttgagTAATTAAAACAAACTAATGAAATTGCTaaaaaagataaagagcttatttgGATTTCAAGatcaaaagatcaaatcaattttaaTTTACTTGATCAATTGATATGGCATgataaaacacaaaaaaacaaaGATATGGTTATAAAATAGATATTAGAAGACAAAGATACAAATATTTCTGGACTTTCATGTTTTGTGATGAAATTGTGACTACAACCTAATCCTGGGACTAATCTACCCATTAACCTAGTTTCACTAGTGAGTTTTTGTCCTCTATTGTTGTTGACTTGTAGGATTCACCCACCTAGATACTTTTACCTATAAGCATCCAAAAATGTTAGTCTAACACTTCAAGTTCAAGAATTCTTAAACAAATGTACTAGCCTGCATCACATAAAAGAAAATGGTCAATCCTCATTTTCAAGGCTATCTCATCAATCAAGCCCTTTAAAATCTCTTCTAATGTATGGCACTTTCTTATCTATGTCTTCTTGTTtgtatctattttttattttttgtcatttaTAGTGTTGCTACATTTGGTGCAATTTCCACTTGATCATGGTCAATAGTTTCACAATCACCATGGGGATCAAATTGTACAACCAAAAGATGGTTTcacacaattaagaaatagaaaATTTGTAAATGCTAGTAACCAATACCTATTATCCAATTTCTTTGTAAAGTtctttttcaatgatttttttgattttgcattttttatttttcttccctctccttaaAACTACATTTTTTATCATTCATTAGTAGTGAAAGTTTTGAAGAGTATCTTATTCCACATTCAAACTAAATTCCATCCCCAACCCATGAGTTTTCATAACTCCTCTTCATATTTGTCCCTAACCTACCCTTGCCTAGCCTTCAAAAtgtaatttaatcaattaattactAAATTTTCAAAGAAGGGTATGATTTCATAGTACAACATTTTAGCATCGAGGGTTCATCCATAACTTTGAAATACCTTATCAATTTATGTATATTGAGATTTTAAATAAGCATGACATGGCCCaatatgtttgtttaatgttaaccagcaagtaaatcatttaattaatgcaACATGTGTAGCTATTA
The nucleotide sequence above comes from Cryptomeria japonica chromosome 11, Sugi_1.0, whole genome shotgun sequence. Encoded proteins:
- the LOC131041438 gene encoding uncharacterized protein LOC131041438, with product MGNCVQTGCRRISQAVEVEKFINIMKTDGKILEYSAPLFVRDVLVDYECHAVVNPQTINQQLPLAYELLPGHMYCLVPDEKNHVNKEEEAMIKVEPKEMDKSKGGVVRLKVVIKRQQLGELLVANKGMSLEELVLQIQSKCHSPRSGLDDSSPKSNSSGWRPSLDSIPELHDVIA